In the Longimicrobium sp. genome, CGCGCACAGGAACATGCGGAGCTTCATGGAATCCTGCCGATTTCCGTGCACGCCCCCACGGCGTGCTCACCCGGCGAATCGGCAAGCGCCGCGCCACGCCTGGGATCGGCCCGTGAAAGCAGCCGCGGGGCTGTCGGGGACTCTCCCTACACCGGTTCCCTCTTTCCGGATGCCGCGGCGCGCGATTGTCCACTATCATCCAAGTCATTGCCAAACGGCGGGTTGCGGGCGCTTGGCCAGCACCGACCCATGACCTGCGACGGTAAAGGATGAAGATGGACCGAAAGACGGTGCTGGTGGTGGACGATCACGCGCCCACCAGGCAGGCATACGCCGCGTTCCTGCTGGACTGCGGATACCACGTGCTGGAGGCGGCGCACGGGGGCGAAGCGATTCTTCACATGTACACGCACCGGCCCGACGTGGTGCTGATGGACATCATGATGCCGGGGCTGGATGGGGTAGACACGGCGCTGTCCCTCCGCGAGCGCTGGCCGACTCATCGAATGCCGATCGTGGCGGTAACGGGCTCCCAGTCGGCCATCGAGCAGGAGCGCATGCGCGGCCTGTGCTCGGCGGTGCTCCTGAAGCCCTGCCCCCCCGACGTGATCGCTTCCCACGTAAAGACGCTGGTGGACGCGGCGGTCTGAGCCGGAAAGATCAACCGACGTTTGCCTCCCGTTGATGATCGGCCAGGACGGCCCGGCTTCAGTCATTCAGGCAAGATGGGACAATCGCGGGGCCCCCTTCGGATAAAGCCGAGGGGGGCCCCGATCAACTCAGCCAGCTGCGGCGCTGAAGCTAGCTTGCAGCCGCAGCCGAGTCTTCTGGTGCCGGCTCCGGCTCGGACGCCTCCGCCAACGAGTCCGCCGGTGCCTCCGATTCATGGGCCGACGTTTCGGGCGCGGCGCTCGGGCCCGCCGGGGCCGCGTCCAGGCCCGTTTCCATCAGGCCGGCGACGAGCTGCGTGAAGCGGACGGGGTCGTGCGGCTCGCTGCCCTCGGCCAGGAGCGACCATCCCAGCAGCAGCTCGCCGTAGTCGCCCACCACCGCGTCGCTGGGGTTGGCGTCGAAGCGGCGGCGGAGACCCTGCACCAGCGCGTGCCCCGCGTTCAGTTCCAGGATGCGGCGCTGGCGCACCCCGTCGCGGCCCTGCGAGAGCAGGCGCTCCAGCTGCGGCGAGTAGTCGTGGTCGGACACCACGAGCACCGCGGGGGACTTCGTGAGGCGGCCGGAGAGGCGGACTTCCTTTACCCACTTCTCCAGGCGCTTCTGAAGGGTGCCCAGGAACGGCTCGAACTCCTTCTTCTGCTCCTCGCCCTCTTCCTTCTTTTCGCCCGCCTCCAGCTCTACCGCGCCCTTCCCGGCCGAGCGCAGGCGCTTGCCCTCGTACTCCGTCACCGACTGCACCACCAGCTCGTCGACGGGGTCCGTCAGGTACAACACCTCCCAGCCGCGGTCGCGGAAGGTTTCCAGCGCGGGCGAGTTCTCGATCTGCTCGCGCGAGGTGCCCGTGAGGTACCAGATGTCCGACTGGCCCTCGGGCATGCGCTCGATGTACTCCTTGAGCGTGGTCAGCGCCTCTGCCTCGCGCGACGAGCCGAGCAGCAGCAGCCCCAGCAGCGAGTCGCGGTTCTCGTAGTCGCTGTCCACGCCCTCCTTGACGGCCCGCCCCAGCTCGCGCCAGAAGGTCTCGTACTTGGCCCGGTCGCTCTCCAGCATCTTCTTGAGCGTGTCGAGCACCTTCTTGGTCAGCGCGCGGCGGATCTGCCGGACGTGCCGGTCGCTCTGCAGCATTTCGCGCGACACGTTCAGCGGCAGGTCGGGCGAGTCGACGGCGCCGCGCACCCACCGCAGCCAGCGCGGAAGCAGCTCCTCGCTGTTCTCGCGCACCAGCATCCGCTTGACGTACAGCCGCAGGTTGGGCTTGAACCCGGGGTAGTACATGTCGTTGGCCGCGCGCGACGGCAGGAAGAGCACGGCCTGGTACTCCACCAGCCCCTCGGCGCGGGTGTGGATGGTCTCCAGCGGGTCCGACCAGTCGTGCGAGATCTGCCGGTAGAAGTCCGCGTACTCCTCCTGGGTCACCTCCGATGGCGGGCGCGACCAGATGGGCTTCATGGAGTTGATGGGCTTTTCCGGCTCCGGCGTCTCACCCTCCGGCACCTCTTCCGGCTTTTCGGCCGGCAGGATGATGGGATAGGTGATGAAGTCGGCGTGCTGCCGTACGATGCGCGAAAGCACCCAGCGGTCCGCGTAGTCCTCGATGCCGTTTTCGCTGTCCACCGCCTTCAGGTGAAGCGTGATGGTGGTGCCCGGCCGGTCGCGCTCGGCCTCGGTAACGGTGAAGGAGCCGTCGCCCGCCGACTCCCAGCGCACGGCCTCGTCCGTTCCCGCCTTGCGCGTCACCAGCTCCACGCGGTGGGCCACCATGAACGACGAGTAGAAGCCCACGCCGAACTGGCCGATGAGGTTGGCGGCGCCGTCCTGCTCCTTGAGCTGCTCCAGCGCCTCGCGCGTGCCCGAGCGGGCGATGGTGCCGATGTTCCGCACCACCTCGTCGCGCGTCATCCCGATGCCGTCGTCCTCGATGGTGAGGGTGCGGTTCTCCTTGTCGGGCACCAGCCGGATCTGGGGCTCGTGGCCTTCGGGAAGGAGCTCGGAATTGGTGAGCGCCTCGAACCGGAGCCGGTCGATGGCGTCGGACGCGTTGGACACCAGCTCGCGAAGGAAGATCTCCTTGTCGGTGTACAGCGAGTGGATCACAAGGTCGAGGAGCCGCTGCACCTCGGCCTGGAAGGCGAACTGCTGGGCCTGCTCGGGCACGCTATCCTCCTGTGGGCTGCGTTCGGATGATGTGTGTGTCTCGATGACGTTCCGCGGGCTCCATCAAGCCCGCGGACAGCCCGGGAATTTAGTGAACTGGCCGCGGGTGCAACAAGTGGCGGGATGCGGTGAAACACGAACCGCGCGCCGTCAGCCGAGCTTGACTGGGAACCGCTCGGTCATTACGCTGGGGGGCA is a window encoding:
- a CDS encoding response regulator, whose amino-acid sequence is MKMDRKTVLVVDDHAPTRQAYAAFLLDCGYHVLEAAHGGEAILHMYTHRPDVVLMDIMMPGLDGVDTALSLRERWPTHRMPIVAVTGSQSAIEQERMRGLCSAVLLKPCPPDVIASHVKTLVDAAV
- the htpG gene encoding molecular chaperone HtpG — encoded protein: MPEQAQQFAFQAEVQRLLDLVIHSLYTDKEIFLRELVSNASDAIDRLRFEALTNSELLPEGHEPQIRLVPDKENRTLTIEDDGIGMTRDEVVRNIGTIARSGTREALEQLKEQDGAANLIGQFGVGFYSSFMVAHRVELVTRKAGTDEAVRWESAGDGSFTVTEAERDRPGTTITLHLKAVDSENGIEDYADRWVLSRIVRQHADFITYPIILPAEKPEEVPEGETPEPEKPINSMKPIWSRPPSEVTQEEYADFYRQISHDWSDPLETIHTRAEGLVEYQAVLFLPSRAANDMYYPGFKPNLRLYVKRMLVRENSEELLPRWLRWVRGAVDSPDLPLNVSREMLQSDRHVRQIRRALTKKVLDTLKKMLESDRAKYETFWRELGRAVKEGVDSDYENRDSLLGLLLLGSSREAEALTTLKEYIERMPEGQSDIWYLTGTSREQIENSPALETFRDRGWEVLYLTDPVDELVVQSVTEYEGKRLRSAGKGAVELEAGEKKEEGEEQKKEFEPFLGTLQKRLEKWVKEVRLSGRLTKSPAVLVVSDHDYSPQLERLLSQGRDGVRQRRILELNAGHALVQGLRRRFDANPSDAVVGDYGELLLGWSLLAEGSEPHDPVRFTQLVAGLMETGLDAAPAGPSAAPETSAHESEAPADSLAEASEPEPAPEDSAAAAS